In Leptospira harrisiae, the following proteins share a genomic window:
- a CDS encoding DUF433 domain-containing protein: MHSGLINRITINPDICHGKPSIRNQRYTVELVLDLLSSGMTQAEIIDDYPNIEREDILACLEFASQLIKVKSIYKASA, translated from the coding sequence ATGCACTCTGGTTTGATAAATCGCATTACTATAAATCCCGATATCTGTCACGGAAAACCTAGTATTAGAAACCAGAGGTATACAGTTGAGTTGGTTTTAGATCTATTATCTTCCGGAATGACTCAGGCTGAAATTATCGATGACTACCCAAATATCGAAAGAGAGGACATTCTTGCCTGTTTAGAATTTGCATCTCAACTTATAAAAGTGAAGTCAATCTATAAAGCCTCTGCATGA